In the Mycolicibacter sp. MU0102 genome, one interval contains:
- the rpmI gene encoding 50S ribosomal protein L35: protein MPKAKTHSGASKRFRRTGTGKIVRQKANARHLLEHKPSTRMRRLAGRADVAASDTKRVNAMLNG, encoded by the coding sequence ATGCCTAAGGCGAAAACCCACAGCGGCGCTTCGAAGCGGTTCCGTCGCACCGGAACCGGCAAGATCGTGCGGCAGAAGGCCAATGCCCGCCACCTGCTCGAGCACAAGCCGAGCACTCGCATGCGCCGGTTGGCCGGCCGCGCCGACGTGGCTGCCAGCGACACCAAGCGCGTCAACGCGATGCTGAACGGCTAA
- the infC gene encoding translation initiation factor IF-3, producing the protein MRRPRPKTTQGGPISTEIRVNERIRVPEVRLIGPGGEQVGIVRIEDALRVAADADLDLVEVAPTAKPPVCKIMDYGKYKYEAAQKERESRKNQQQTVVKEQKLRPKIDDHDYATKKGHVVRFLEAGAKVKVTIMFRGREQSRPELGYRLLQRLGADVAEYGFVETSAKQDGRNMTMVLAPHRGAKTRAKAAEDAGGGAHPAPATAPAPAADAAEPQPEN; encoded by the coding sequence CTGCGGCGGCCGCGACCGAAGACTACCCAAGGAGGTCCCATCAGCACTGAGATCCGCGTCAACGAGCGCATTCGTGTACCTGAGGTTCGTTTGATCGGCCCGGGCGGGGAGCAGGTAGGCATAGTGCGCATCGAAGATGCGCTTCGCGTCGCCGCGGATGCCGATCTCGACCTTGTCGAAGTCGCACCGACCGCCAAACCGCCGGTCTGCAAGATCATGGACTACGGCAAGTACAAGTACGAGGCGGCTCAGAAGGAGCGCGAGTCTCGCAAGAACCAGCAGCAGACCGTCGTCAAGGAACAGAAGCTGCGTCCCAAGATCGACGACCACGACTATGCGACGAAGAAGGGCCACGTGGTCCGCTTCCTCGAAGCCGGGGCCAAGGTCAAGGTGACGATCATGTTCCGCGGCCGTGAGCAGTCCCGGCCCGAGCTCGGCTACCGCCTGCTGCAGCGGCTAGGCGCCGACGTTGCCGAGTACGGCTTCGTTGAGACCTCCGCCAAGCAAGACGGACGCAACATGACGATGGTGCTGGCACCGCACCGCGGCGCGAAAACCCGTGCCAAGGCTGCCGAGGACGCTGGTGGAGGCGCTCACCCCGCACCCGCCACCGCTCCCGCCCCCGCGGCGGACGCGGCCGAGCCGCAGCCCGAGAACTGA